Proteins encoded together in one Mycobacterium sp. MS1601 window:
- a CDS encoding LLM class F420-dependent oxidoreductase — protein sequence MSRPVRIGVQITPGGMPDYRTWRQAILHAEELGADVILGYDHFQVPKIEGIVDGKPVMAEIQPDAPNFEGWTALASWGEITTRAEIGLLVTGIGYRNPDLLADMARTVDHISGGRLILGVGAGWYENDYTSYGYDFGTVKSRMDLFDEGLLRIESRLAQLNPPPVRKIPVLIGGAGFKRTLPAVARHADIWHAFLPIELYREATARVAELAVGFGRADSDIERSVTWKDEDSAEQFADAGASLFLTDIHPTDAGYDFSTLETVLKWRANRAR from the coding sequence ATGTCCCGACCCGTCCGGATCGGCGTCCAGATAACCCCGGGCGGAATGCCCGACTACCGCACGTGGCGGCAGGCGATTCTGCATGCCGAGGAGTTGGGGGCCGACGTCATCCTCGGGTACGACCACTTCCAGGTGCCGAAAATCGAGGGCATCGTCGACGGTAAGCCCGTCATGGCCGAGATACAGCCGGATGCACCGAACTTCGAGGGCTGGACGGCGTTGGCGTCCTGGGGTGAGATCACCACTCGTGCGGAGATCGGTCTGCTGGTCACCGGCATCGGCTACCGCAACCCTGACCTGCTCGCCGACATGGCCCGCACCGTCGATCACATCAGCGGCGGCCGCCTCATCCTCGGGGTCGGCGCGGGATGGTACGAAAACGACTACACCTCATACGGTTACGACTTCGGCACCGTCAAATCGCGGATGGATCTCTTCGACGAGGGCCTGTTGCGCATCGAAAGCCGCCTGGCGCAACTCAACCCGCCGCCGGTGCGCAAGATCCCGGTGCTGATCGGCGGGGCGGGCTTCAAACGCACCCTGCCCGCGGTGGCCAGGCACGCCGACATCTGGCATGCGTTCCTGCCGATCGAGCTGTACCGCGAGGCCACCGCCCGTGTCGCCGAGCTGGCCGTCGGCTTCGGCCGTGCCGACTCCGACATCGAACGGTCGGTGACGTGGAAGGACGAGGACAGCGCCGAGCAGTTCGCCGACGCCGGGGCCAGCCTGTTTCTGACCGACATCCACCCCACCGACGCCGGCTACGACTTCTCCACCTTGGAGACGGTGCTCAAGTGGCGGGCCAACCGGGCTAGGTGA
- a CDS encoding VOC family protein, whose translation MEILASRVLFRPADYQRTVRFYRDGIGLAIAREYTGGTVFYAGQSLIELAGHGQPTSGGCLWLQVRDLQTTQAELQGRGVAIARAAKQEPWGLHEMHVTDPDGVTLIFVQVPDDHPLRRDSR comes from the coding sequence ATGGAAATCCTGGCCAGTCGCGTGCTGTTCCGGCCGGCGGACTACCAGCGGACGGTCCGGTTCTACCGCGACGGCATCGGCCTGGCCATCGCCCGCGAGTACACCGGCGGCACCGTCTTCTACGCCGGGCAGTCGCTGATCGAACTCGCCGGCCACGGCCAGCCAACCAGTGGCGGATGCCTGTGGCTGCAGGTCCGCGACCTCCAAACCACGCAGGCCGAGTTGCAGGGCCGGGGAGTGGCGATTGCGCGCGCCGCGAAGCAGGAGCCGTGGGGGCTGCACGAAATGCACGTCACCGATCCCGATGGGGTGACGCTGATCTTCGTGCAGGTGCCCGACGATCACCCTTTGCGGCGCGACAGCCGATAG
- a CDS encoding NAD(P)-dependent oxidoreductase, with amino-acid sequence MAEVAFIGLGIMGAPMAANLVAAGHRVRGYSRTAATRDAAAASGIEPADSAAAAVEGAEFVVTMLPDTPDVLGLLFGSGALADGIAAGATVIDMSTIEPAASVEIAARLDERGISALDAPVSGGQAGAQEGALSIMVGGNPDVFDRSLPLLEAMGTTIVRVGPAGAGQSVKAANQLMVAGHLQMLAEALVFLDSQGVDPELALDVIGGGLAGSTVITRKRRNYLDKNFAPGFRLTLHDKDLGIVARTARAAGLALPATALVSQLVAALVAQGHGGLDHSALHLLAIEMNGGTAK; translated from the coding sequence GTGGCGGAAGTGGCATTCATCGGCCTGGGCATCATGGGTGCCCCGATGGCAGCCAACCTGGTGGCGGCCGGGCACCGCGTGCGCGGCTACAGCCGCACCGCGGCGACGCGTGACGCGGCTGCGGCATCGGGTATCGAACCAGCTGACAGCGCGGCTGCCGCAGTCGAAGGCGCTGAATTCGTCGTCACCATGCTGCCCGACACCCCGGACGTGCTCGGGCTGCTCTTCGGCAGCGGCGCACTGGCCGACGGCATCGCCGCAGGCGCCACCGTCATCGACATGAGCACCATCGAGCCCGCAGCCTCCGTCGAGATCGCGGCCCGGCTCGACGAGCGCGGCATCTCGGCGCTGGACGCCCCGGTCAGCGGGGGCCAAGCCGGAGCACAGGAGGGCGCGCTGTCGATCATGGTCGGCGGCAACCCGGACGTCTTCGACCGCAGCCTGCCGCTACTCGAGGCCATGGGCACCACCATCGTGCGGGTAGGCCCCGCCGGGGCCGGCCAGTCGGTGAAGGCCGCCAACCAGCTCATGGTGGCCGGTCATCTGCAGATGCTGGCCGAAGCGCTGGTCTTCCTCGATTCACAGGGCGTCGACCCCGAACTCGCGCTCGACGTCATCGGTGGCGGCCTGGCCGGCAGCACCGTGATCACCCGCAAGCGCCGCAATTACCTCGACAAGAACTTCGCGCCCGGCTTCCGCCTGACCCTGCACGACAAGGACCTCGGTATCGTCGCGCGCACCGCCCGCGCCGCCGGGCTGGCTCTGCCCGCCACGGCGCTCGTCAGCCAACTGGTCGCCGCACTGGTGGCGCAGGGCCACGGCGGACTCGACCATTCGGCCCTGCATCTTTTGGCCATCGAGATGAACGGAGGGACGGCCAAGTGA
- a CDS encoding DoxX family protein: protein MTTLTLVVTLLTAAANIGIAAADLARAPFVLANSAEVGVATRWITPLALCKAAGGVGLIVGLVGPPEIGLAAATGLVVFFVGAVAVHVKTRVLHNLGFPLAYLLLAVATLGLTGAQYN, encoded by the coding sequence ATGACGACTCTAACCCTGGTGGTCACATTGTTGACCGCCGCCGCGAACATCGGCATCGCCGCGGCTGATCTGGCCCGGGCACCGTTCGTGCTGGCCAACTCGGCGGAAGTCGGTGTTGCCACGAGGTGGATCACACCGTTGGCGCTGTGCAAAGCCGCAGGGGGTGTGGGCCTGATCGTCGGTCTGGTGGGGCCACCGGAGATAGGCCTGGCTGCCGCAACGGGTTTGGTGGTGTTCTTCGTCGGCGCAGTGGCCGTGCACGTCAAGACCCGGGTGCTGCACAACCTGGGTTTCCCGCTGGCCTACCTGCTGCTGGCCGTCGCGACGCTGGGACTCACAGGCGCTCAGTACAACTGA
- a CDS encoding pyridoxamine 5'-phosphate oxidase family protein → MRREVSTVDELRAIVGEPIEAVKKKVSPKLAPIHRDWLAHSPLGFVATTDADGNIDVSPKGDPPGFVHVIDDTTIAIPERPGNKRVDGYLNVLQRPRAGTLFLVPGRGDTLRINGAATVVADADYFDTMIVAGKRPILALEIAIEEVFFHCAKAFLRSDTWKPDTWRPDALPSVAQMVKAMDAGLSLAELEARFNEDSMRTQLY, encoded by the coding sequence ATGCGCCGTGAAGTCAGCACCGTCGACGAACTCCGCGCGATCGTCGGCGAACCGATCGAAGCCGTCAAGAAGAAGGTCAGCCCCAAGCTGGCCCCCATCCACCGCGACTGGCTGGCACACTCGCCGCTGGGCTTCGTGGCCACCACCGACGCCGATGGCAACATCGACGTCTCCCCCAAGGGCGACCCCCCTGGCTTCGTACACGTCATCGACGACACCACCATCGCGATCCCGGAACGCCCCGGCAACAAGCGCGTCGACGGCTACCTCAACGTGTTGCAGCGCCCCCGCGCCGGAACACTGTTCCTGGTGCCCGGGCGCGGCGACACCCTGCGCATCAACGGCGCCGCCACCGTGGTGGCCGATGCCGACTACTTCGACACCATGATCGTCGCGGGCAAGCGGCCCATCCTGGCGCTGGAGATCGCCATCGAAGAGGTGTTCTTCCACTGCGCCAAGGCTTTTCTGCGCTCCGACACCTGGAAGCCGGACACCTGGCGACCTGACGCGCTGCCCAGCGTGGCACAGATGGTCAAGGCGATGGACGCGGGCCTGAGCCTGGCCGAACTGGAAGCGCGCTTCAACGAAGACAGCATGCGCACTCAGTTGTACTGA
- a CDS encoding branched-chain amino acid transporter permease gives MPDNSYIALLVGVSAAVTWALRALPFVVLAPMRHSAVVRHLSVHMPVGIMVMLAVYTLRGAPGATGTELWFLTVGVAVTAGLHLWRRQALLSILVGTATYVALMTAFT, from the coding sequence ATGCCTGACAACTCCTACATTGCGCTGCTGGTCGGTGTCAGCGCGGCGGTGACGTGGGCGCTGCGGGCCCTGCCGTTCGTGGTGCTGGCACCCATGCGGCACAGCGCCGTGGTGCGCCACCTCAGCGTGCACATGCCGGTGGGCATCATGGTGATGCTGGCTGTCTACACCCTGCGCGGGGCACCCGGCGCGACCGGAACCGAACTGTGGTTCCTGACGGTCGGGGTGGCCGTGACGGCCGGCCTGCACCTGTGGCGCCGGCAGGCGCTGCTGTCGATCCTGGTGGGCACCGCCACCTATGTGGCGCTGATGACGGCGTTCACCTAG
- a CDS encoding AzlC family ABC transporter permease, which yields MRQVLALSAPIGLAFIPLGMALGFVVVHAGLDWWWAPTFAAVIYAGSLEFLMVGLAAAAAPVATVALTTFVVNARHVFYALSFPLQRVRGLGGKLYSTYTLSDEAYAVGVSPEARHWGSRQILFMQVCFQLLWVTGATLGGLVGEALPIERLKGLDFALTALFIVLAIDAYRQRPDPLTALSAAGCAVLAWVLVPGQLLVCAFAAFTVVLLLRKWRDA from the coding sequence ATGCGGCAGGTGCTGGCGCTGTCGGCGCCGATCGGACTGGCCTTCATCCCGCTGGGTATGGCGCTGGGATTCGTGGTGGTGCACGCGGGGCTGGACTGGTGGTGGGCGCCGACGTTCGCCGCGGTCATCTACGCCGGCTCACTGGAGTTCTTGATGGTTGGGCTCGCTGCGGCCGCCGCTCCCGTCGCCACCGTTGCGCTCACCACGTTCGTCGTCAACGCCCGCCACGTCTTCTACGCGCTGTCCTTCCCGCTGCAGCGGGTGCGCGGACTCGGCGGCAAGCTCTACAGCACCTACACGCTCTCCGACGAGGCGTACGCCGTGGGGGTGAGCCCGGAGGCGCGGCACTGGGGCAGCAGGCAGATCCTGTTCATGCAGGTGTGCTTTCAGCTGCTGTGGGTGACCGGTGCGACGCTGGGCGGCCTGGTGGGGGAGGCGTTGCCCATCGAACGGCTCAAAGGCCTCGACTTCGCCTTGACGGCGTTGTTCATCGTCTTGGCCATCGACGCCTACCGGCAGCGGCCCGACCCGCTGACCGCGCTCAGCGCCGCCGGGTGTGCGGTCCTGGCCTGGGTGTTGGTGCCCGGCCAGCTGCTGGTGTGCGCGTTCGCCGCGTTCACCGTGGTGCTGCTGCTCCGGAAGTGGCGAGATGCCTGA
- a CDS encoding inorganic phosphate transporter: MSAEMIILILLIATALAFDFTNGFHDTGNAMATSIATRALKPKTAVLLAGVLNLVGAFLSVEVALTVTTSVLKIQDSKTGTLLPDIDASTGLTIIFAGLIGGILWNLLTWLFGIPSSSSHALFGGLIGAGLAAIGLAGVNWSGVTQKVLIPAVAAPLIAGLVAACGTWLVYKITQNVQKNRREEGFRWGQIATASLVALSHGTNDAQKTMGVIALALITTGHLTGNVAEDGLPFWIIASCAIAIGLGTYLGGWRVIRTLGKGLVEIESPQGLAAEASSAAIILSSSAAGMALSTTHVATGSILGSGVGKPGAQVRWAVAGRMALAWLITLPAAGLVGALAFWTSHLVAGVTTQLVGDGLIFLILVGLSFYMWWRAQQQKVDHNNVNADWDESTNSVVPADLRESETPKTTTV, from the coding sequence ATGAGCGCAGAGATGATCATTCTGATCCTCCTTATCGCGACCGCCCTGGCATTCGACTTCACCAACGGCTTCCACGACACCGGAAACGCCATGGCCACCTCGATCGCGACCCGCGCGCTCAAGCCCAAGACCGCCGTCCTGCTGGCCGGGGTGCTGAACCTGGTGGGCGCCTTCCTGTCGGTGGAGGTGGCACTGACGGTCACCACCTCGGTGCTCAAGATCCAGGACAGCAAGACCGGCACGCTGCTACCCGACATCGATGCCTCCACCGGCTTGACCATCATCTTCGCCGGCCTCATCGGCGGCATCCTGTGGAACCTGCTGACCTGGCTGTTCGGTATTCCGTCCAGCTCGTCGCACGCACTGTTCGGCGGGCTCATCGGTGCGGGGCTGGCGGCCATCGGCCTGGCCGGGGTGAATTGGTCGGGTGTCACCCAGAAGGTGCTCATCCCCGCTGTCGCCGCACCGCTGATCGCCGGCCTGGTGGCCGCCTGCGGCACCTGGTTGGTCTACAAGATCACCCAGAACGTGCAGAAGAACCGCCGCGAAGAGGGTTTCCGCTGGGGCCAGATCGCCACCGCCTCACTGGTGGCGCTGTCACACGGCACCAACGACGCGCAGAAGACCATGGGCGTCATCGCATTGGCACTCATCACCACCGGCCACCTCACCGGCAATGTCGCCGAGGACGGGCTGCCGTTCTGGATCATCGCCAGCTGCGCCATCGCCATCGGGCTGGGTACCTACCTGGGTGGATGGCGCGTCATCCGCACTCTGGGCAAGGGTCTCGTGGAGATCGAGTCGCCGCAGGGCCTGGCCGCCGAAGCCTCGTCGGCCGCGATCATCCTGAGCTCGAGCGCGGCGGGTATGGCGCTGTCCACCACTCACGTCGCCACCGGCTCCATTCTGGGCAGTGGCGTCGGAAAGCCCGGCGCACAGGTGCGTTGGGCCGTGGCCGGCCGCATGGCGCTGGCCTGGCTGATCACGTTGCCGGCGGCCGGGCTGGTGGGTGCGCTGGCCTTCTGGACCTCACACCTCGTCGCAGGCGTCACCACCCAACTGGTGGGTGACGGCCTGATCTTCCTGATCCTGGTGGGCCTGTCCTTCTACATGTGGTGGCGCGCCCAGCAGCAGAAGGTCGACCACAACAACGTCAACGCCGACTGGGACGAGTCCACCAACTCCGTGGTCCCGGCCGACTTGCGTGAGTCCGAGACGCCCAAGACCACCACGGTCTGA
- a CDS encoding DUF3349 domain-containing protein translates to MTESAFRNVVSWLNAGFPEGVPPKDHFALLALLKRTLSEEEVVAAARSILTSGDPDTPVTDEQIRDTITQLIDKDPNPEEMHQVSARLALVGWPLATPAN, encoded by the coding sequence ATGACCGAAAGCGCATTCAGGAACGTCGTGAGCTGGCTCAACGCCGGTTTCCCGGAAGGTGTCCCGCCCAAGGACCATTTCGCCCTGCTGGCGCTGCTGAAGCGCACCCTGTCCGAGGAGGAAGTGGTGGCCGCGGCCCGCAGCATCCTCACCAGCGGCGACCCGGACACTCCGGTGACCGACGAACAGATCCGCGACACCATCACACAGCTGATCGACAAAGATCCCAATCCCGAGGAAATGCACCAGGTCTCAGCGCGGCTGGCTCTGGTGGGGTGGCCGCTGGCCACTCCGGCGAACTGA
- a CDS encoding SDR family oxidoreductase, which produces MRPPLSLPSRTNIDLRGKRVLLTGASSGIGAAAALKFGALGATVFAVARRAELLDEVVGHIAEAGGTAHAFPCDLSDLDAIDALVNQVGPVDILINNAGRSIRRPLEESLDRWHDVERTMTLNYYSPLRLIRGVAPGMLKRGDGHIINVSTWGVMNESVPLFAAYNASKAALSTVSRAIETEWAPKGIKSTTLYYPLVATPMIAPTQAYDGLPALSAEEAAGWMIDAARTRPVRIAPRIAVTSRAVDALAPGVVTALMRRQGFQPG; this is translated from the coding sequence ATGCGTCCGCCGTTGTCGCTGCCCAGCCGCACCAACATCGACCTGCGCGGCAAGCGGGTGCTGCTCACCGGCGCCTCATCGGGCATCGGCGCGGCCGCGGCGCTGAAATTCGGCGCGCTGGGGGCCACGGTGTTCGCGGTCGCCCGCCGCGCCGAGCTGCTCGACGAGGTGGTTGGCCACATCGCCGAGGCAGGCGGCACCGCCCACGCCTTCCCGTGCGACCTGTCCGATCTGGACGCCATCGACGCCCTGGTGAATCAGGTTGGGCCCGTTGACATCCTGATCAACAATGCCGGCCGGTCGATCCGCCGTCCGCTGGAGGAATCACTGGATCGCTGGCATGACGTCGAGCGCACGATGACGCTGAACTACTACTCCCCGCTGCGGTTGATCCGGGGTGTGGCACCGGGGATGCTCAAACGCGGTGACGGGCACATCATCAACGTGTCCACCTGGGGTGTGATGAACGAGTCGGTGCCGCTGTTCGCCGCTTACAACGCCTCCAAAGCGGCGCTGAGCACCGTCAGCCGGGCCATCGAAACGGAGTGGGCACCCAAGGGCATCAAGTCCACCACGCTGTACTACCCACTGGTGGCCACCCCCATGATCGCCCCCACCCAGGCCTACGACGGCCTGCCCGCCTTGAGCGCCGAGGAGGCCGCGGGCTGGATGATCGACGCCGCCCGCACCCGTCCGGTGCGTATCGCGCCGCGCATCGCGGTGACCTCCCGCGCCGTCGATGCGCTGGCGCCGGGTGTGGTGACCGCGCTGATGCGACGGCAGGGCTTCCAACCCGGTTGA
- a CDS encoding DUF3349 domain-containing protein produces the protein MNRFLNTIVSWLRAGYPEGVPAIDYQPLFALLSGRLSHDEVKLVARELITRSELDDADIGAEIVRLTDELPSPADIERVRERLAVKGWPLDDPRDSEDSP, from the coding sequence GTGAACCGCTTCCTCAACACGATCGTGTCGTGGCTGCGTGCGGGCTACCCAGAGGGCGTGCCCGCCATCGACTACCAACCGCTGTTCGCGCTGCTGTCGGGCCGGCTGAGCCACGACGAGGTCAAGCTCGTCGCCCGCGAACTGATCACCCGCAGCGAACTCGACGACGCCGACATCGGCGCCGAGATCGTCCGACTCACCGATGAACTGCCCTCCCCCGCCGACATCGAACGGGTGCGCGAGCGCCTGGCCGTCAAGGGATGGCCACTCGATGACCCACGCGACAGCGAGGACTCGCCATAA
- a CDS encoding sigma-70 family RNA polymerase sigma factor — MQLTAVFEENRAHLLAVARRILGNVHDAEDAVQQAWLKAAGADLSAVANPPGWLTTVVSRECLDMLRQRRCEHVLDDEIVVWDSDVTDLDEVSTAMSVLMELLSPAQRVAFVLHDLFGMPFTAVAAALGTTPAAARQLASRARRAVRGAAAPRGDRVLAEAFLTASRDGDIPTLLHVLAPDVVRRVDALLVPPGVPTEVRGARAVAEETRAFAVRARAGVVVEFGGAPVIALMSGGRARIVIRLTFGAGRITVVDIRPTSAE; from the coding sequence GTGCAGCTCACAGCCGTATTCGAAGAGAACCGGGCGCACCTGCTCGCGGTGGCCCGCCGGATCCTCGGCAACGTCCACGACGCCGAGGACGCGGTGCAGCAGGCCTGGCTCAAGGCGGCGGGTGCCGACCTGAGCGCGGTGGCCAACCCACCGGGGTGGCTGACCACCGTGGTGAGCCGGGAATGCCTGGACATGTTGCGGCAGCGACGTTGTGAGCATGTTCTCGACGATGAGATCGTGGTGTGGGACAGCGACGTCACCGATCTGGACGAGGTGAGCACCGCGATGTCGGTGCTCATGGAACTGCTGTCCCCCGCTCAACGAGTCGCCTTCGTCCTGCACGACCTGTTCGGGATGCCGTTCACCGCCGTCGCTGCCGCCCTGGGCACCACCCCCGCAGCGGCCAGGCAACTGGCCAGCCGAGCCCGCCGGGCAGTGCGGGGTGCTGCCGCTCCTCGCGGCGACCGCGTTCTGGCCGAGGCGTTCCTGACCGCCTCGCGCGACGGCGACATCCCGACGCTGCTGCACGTGCTGGCACCCGATGTGGTGCGGCGGGTGGACGCCCTGCTGGTGCCCCCGGGTGTGCCCACCGAGGTGCGGGGGGCGCGCGCGGTGGCCGAGGAGACGCGGGCGTTCGCGGTGCGGGCACGAGCCGGAGTGGTGGTCGAATTCGGCGGCGCGCCGGTGATCGCACTGATGTCCGGCGGACGGGCGCGCATCGTGATCCGGCTGACGTTCGGGGCCGGCCGGATCACCGTCGTCGACATCCGACCGACGTCGGCGGAATAA
- the menE gene encoding o-succinylbenzoate--CoA ligase: MLAGSGDALLPVPAGDARQSELLRTALRAGQEIDDDVALVVATSGTTGVPKGAMLSAAALTASATATAARIGGPGTWLLALPAYHVAGLQVLVRSVLAGTTPVELDVTHGFDVTALPSAVAAMGTGRRYTSLVAAQLAKALADPAATEALASLDTVLLGGGPAPAPILKAAAAASISVVKTYGSSETSGGCVYDGVPLDGVLVKIEDGRVVLGGPTLAAGYRNVPDDDPFAEPGWFRTDDAGVLQDGVLQVVGRIDEAISTGGLTILPQPVEAVLLTHPAVSDAAIFGLPDDRLGQRVVAAVVPNGTAPSLEDLRVHVGQSLDPTAAPRELHVLAELPRRGIGKLDRRALAARYGPVGRT; encoded by the coding sequence GTGCTCGCCGGAAGCGGCGACGCCCTCCTGCCGGTGCCGGCAGGTGATGCCAGGCAGTCGGAGCTGCTGCGGACCGCGCTGCGTGCCGGACAGGAGATCGACGACGACGTCGCCCTCGTCGTTGCCACGTCCGGGACCACCGGCGTCCCGAAAGGCGCGATGCTGTCCGCGGCAGCACTGACCGCGAGCGCCACCGCCACCGCGGCCCGGATCGGCGGTCCCGGCACGTGGCTGCTGGCACTGCCCGCCTATCACGTCGCCGGGCTGCAGGTGTTGGTGCGCAGTGTCCTGGCAGGCACCACGCCGGTGGAGTTGGACGTGACGCACGGTTTCGACGTCACCGCACTGCCGTCGGCCGTCGCCGCCATGGGGACCGGGCGCCGCTACACGTCGCTGGTGGCCGCGCAACTGGCCAAGGCGTTGGCCGATCCGGCGGCCACCGAGGCACTGGCATCGTTGGACACCGTCCTGCTGGGCGGGGGACCCGCCCCGGCGCCGATCTTGAAAGCTGCTGCGGCAGCAAGCATCTCAGTGGTGAAGACATACGGCTCCAGTGAGACCTCCGGTGGCTGCGTCTACGACGGCGTGCCGCTGGACGGCGTGCTGGTGAAGATCGAGGACGGCCGGGTGGTGCTCGGCGGGCCGACTCTGGCCGCGGGGTACCGCAATGTGCCCGACGACGATCCGTTCGCCGAACCCGGCTGGTTCCGCACCGACGACGCCGGAGTGCTACAGGACGGGGTGCTGCAGGTGGTGGGTCGCATCGACGAGGCCATCAGCACCGGAGGGCTGACCATCCTGCCGCAACCCGTCGAAGCCGTGCTGCTGACCCATCCCGCCGTGTCCGACGCCGCGATCTTCGGTCTGCCCGATGACCGGCTGGGCCAGCGGGTGGTGGCGGCCGTCGTCCCCAACGGAACCGCACCCAGCCTCGAAGACCTGCGCGTGCACGTCGGGCAGTCCCTGGACCCGACGGCAGCCCCACGGGAGCTGCACGTGCTGGCCGAATTGCCCCGCCGCGGTATCGGCAAGCTGGACAGACGCGCGCTGGCGGCGAGGTACGGACCTGTCGGGCGCACCTGA
- a CDS encoding molybdopterin-dependent oxidoreductase, whose product MSTVRGPAVTARVGVWLGTAVGICFLTGLISHLIQHPQPWFFWPASPVWLYRFTQGLHVATGIAAVPLLIVKLWSVWPKLFERPVIRSPLHLLERGSILVLVASMIFQVVTGLMNIAQWYAFGFFFTTVHYAMSYVVFGSVLLHVAVKIPVIREAFDKPVDFGLPATGPSRRTVLRGTWVAAGVATVATVGQTVPWLSRVSVLAPRTGDGPQGLAINRSAVQAGVVETARAAEYRLTVATTSASRTFTVDELGALPQTTRRLPIACVEGWSRDAEWTGVVLAELLAVVGAASDADVRMISLERPGPYSRTVLPARHARDESTLIALKLNGQTLDIDHGYPCRLIAPSRPGVLQTKWLTRIEVVS is encoded by the coding sequence ATGAGCACTGTGCGAGGTCCCGCCGTCACCGCCCGAGTGGGGGTGTGGCTCGGCACGGCCGTGGGGATCTGCTTCCTCACCGGATTGATCAGCCATCTGATCCAGCACCCGCAACCGTGGTTCTTCTGGCCCGCCAGCCCGGTGTGGCTGTACCGGTTCACCCAGGGACTGCACGTGGCCACCGGCATCGCGGCGGTGCCGCTGCTGATCGTCAAGCTGTGGTCGGTGTGGCCCAAGCTGTTTGAACGCCCGGTGATCCGGTCACCGCTGCATCTGTTGGAGCGGGGCTCGATCCTGGTACTCGTCGCGTCGATGATCTTCCAGGTTGTCACCGGGCTGATGAACATCGCGCAGTGGTATGCGTTCGGATTTTTCTTCACCACAGTGCATTACGCGATGTCCTACGTGGTGTTCGGCTCGGTTCTGCTGCACGTCGCGGTCAAGATACCCGTCATCCGCGAGGCTTTCGACAAACCCGTGGACTTCGGTCTGCCCGCCACGGGTCCGTCCCGGCGCACGGTGCTGCGCGGCACCTGGGTCGCCGCCGGGGTGGCCACGGTGGCGACCGTCGGGCAGACGGTGCCGTGGTTGAGTCGGGTCTCGGTGTTGGCGCCGCGCACCGGTGACGGACCACAGGGTTTGGCGATCAACAGGTCTGCGGTGCAGGCGGGGGTGGTCGAGACGGCCCGGGCAGCCGAGTACCGGCTTACCGTCGCCACCACGTCGGCGAGCAGGACGTTCACTGTCGACGAGTTGGGGGCGCTGCCACAGACCACTCGCCGGCTGCCGATAGCCTGCGTCGAGGGCTGGAGCCGCGACGCCGAGTGGACCGGAGTGGTGCTGGCTGAGCTGCTCGCCGTGGTGGGAGCTGCCTCCGATGCCGATGTCCGGATGATCTCGCTGGAACGTCCCGGCCCGTATTCGCGGACCGTGCTGCCCGCCCGCCATGCCCGCGACGAGTCGACGTTGATTGCTCTGAAACTCAACGGGCAGACCCTCGACATCGATCACGGTTATCCCTGCCGCTTGATCGCCCCATCCAGGCCCGGTGTGCTGCAGACGAAGTGGCTGACCCGCATCGAGGTGGTGTCGTGA
- a CDS encoding class I SAM-dependent methyltransferase, giving the protein MFGKLYEQALSGERCWIRHDDGSTDRLPVHTWLGGRQASRAESHFDDAVLDLCHGPTIDLGCGPGRLVSNLVQRGVPALGVDVSPTAIGLARDNGAPALKRDLFGPLPGMGRWHNVLLADGNVGLGGDPWRVLRRSAELLRQGGQCLAEFDPGTQGVKVDWIRLETRTTVGPWFRWAWVGADVAAELASDVGLVLDGIHTIGDRVVAALAA; this is encoded by the coding sequence GTGTTCGGCAAGCTCTACGAGCAGGCACTGTCCGGTGAGCGGTGCTGGATCCGACATGATGACGGCAGCACCGACCGGCTGCCGGTGCACACCTGGCTCGGCGGTAGGCAGGCATCCAGGGCCGAATCGCACTTCGACGACGCCGTGCTCGACCTGTGTCACGGACCCACCATCGACCTGGGTTGTGGCCCAGGACGATTGGTGTCCAATCTGGTGCAGCGCGGGGTTCCGGCCCTCGGGGTGGACGTCTCGCCGACGGCCATCGGACTGGCCCGCGACAATGGTGCGCCGGCCCTCAAGCGTGATCTGTTCGGTCCGCTGCCGGGGATGGGGCGTTGGCACAACGTCTTGCTCGCCGACGGCAATGTCGGGCTCGGTGGTGATCCGTGGCGGGTGCTGCGCCGCTCGGCGGAGTTACTGCGCCAGGGTGGCCAGTGCCTGGCCGAGTTCGATCCCGGGACCCAGGGGGTGAAGGTGGACTGGATCCGGTTGGAGACCCGCACCACCGTGGGGCCGTGGTTCCGTTGGGCATGGGTGGGGGCTGACGTCGCCGCCGAGTTGGCCTCCGATGTCGGGTTGGTGCTCGACGGCATCCACACCATCGGCGACCGGGTGGTCGCCGCGCTGGCGGCCTGA